One segment of Polyodon spathula isolate WHYD16114869_AA chromosome 20, ASM1765450v1, whole genome shotgun sequence DNA contains the following:
- the tmc8 gene encoding transmembrane channel-like protein 7, whose protein sequence is MEEEGQDCLDYSRTVSNEGSESCFLDPSYCYHQTEIFSELPSQKTLRKRPVQDSSPRVSGEGSESHRAETVSANSSRDRGWDLLKDDRRPLRNYPLSIAEKRHMRETRRSWSGQISWWLSWKQSQLTSWRRFRENLANAFQDLKPWKGPLREIEGKFGTGVKSFFTLLHCLIYLNLVSCVFIAGLVVVPTALLRSELLDVNETSTHRTGECNSSGISDKKPFYSHIKDFFLGSGFMKDSYLFYGFYPGAGLSQHSYNIPLMYLLCSVGILFLSLLWVVTRLGRDYKVRWMQGRQYKTLLSFKIFAGWDFCIRETESATLKQSRIRNDLKMDLDEEQYHQRVSERTVKQRALLCLIRVVLNLIVLTLLAGAFFVIYQATQVSQKYQQFSESYSFLIEYLPSLSITLINFLLPQVFRRLVKFEDYLLTTQINLTLFRCVFLKLSSLGMFLFSLYQQIFCSGNLENPKCKTCRYNCDYQCWETKVGQEIYKLLLFDFLACIGTTFLLDYPRKVLVEKCSWRLVQFIGKDRFIVPLNVLNIVYSQTLTWTGLFYCPLLPLLNCVMLFLMFYIKKFSLYNCQPAKRMFRSSSSSVFFQCVLLLGLLLALVSVGVSIFISCCSQVCGPFQRYNLSFEVVAACINTLPGVAQRALYYILSEAFAIPLIISECILLTFYVSLVRAHQGTIEELKEKLVMDVTDKRFLVKKLSALAKKYKGELDRNISTDSSGDGPSREGPVDPCGFRPAMSRPGHSKESGGGPRSTPARRINEKMNLV, encoded by the exons ATGGAGGAAGAGGGCCAGGACTGTTTAGATTACTCACGTACGGTCTCGA ATGAGGGTTCAGAGTCCTGTTTCCTGGATCCCTCCTACTGCTACCACCAAACAGAGATCTTCTCTGAGCTGCCCAGCCAAAAAACCCTGAGGAAGAGGCCAGTGCAAGACAGCAGCCCCCGAGTGTCTGGAGAGGGGTCGGAGAGCCACAGGGCAGAGACAGTCAGCGCCAATTCCAGCCGGGATAGGGGCTGGGACCTCCTGAAAGACGACAGGCGCCCACTCCGAAACTACCCGCTCAGCATCGCTGAGAAGAGGCACATGAG GGAGACGCGTCGATCCTGGAGCGGCCAGATCAGCTGGTGGCTGTCATGGAAACAGAGCCAGCTCACCTCCTGGCGCCGTTTCCGCGAAAACCTGGCGAACGCGTTTCAGGACCTGAAGCCATGGAAGGGGCCACTCCGGGAGATTGAGG GAAAATTTGGCACTGGAGTGAAGTCGTTCTTCACCTTGCTTCACTGCCTCATCTATCTCAACCTGGTTTCCTGCGTTTTCATTGCTGGTCTTGTTGTGGTGCCTACTGCCCTGCTGAGATCAGAGTTGCTAGATGTGAACGAGACCAGCACCCACAGAACAG GGGAATGCAACAGCAGTGGTATAAGTGATAAGAAACCCTTCTACTCACACATTAAGGATTTCTTTTTGGGATCT GGTTTTATGAAAGACTCCTACCTATTCTATGGGTTTTACCCAGGGGCTGGGTTGTCCCAGCACTCCTATAACATCCCCTTGATGTACCTGCTCTGCTCGGTTGGGATCTTGTTCCTCAGTCTGCTCTGGGTGGTGACAAG GTTGGGGAGAGATTACAAGGTGCGGTGGATGCAGGGCCGACAGTACAAGACCCTGCTGAGCTTCAAGATCTTTGCCGGCTGGGATTTCTGCATCCGGGAGACAGAATCGGCCACACTGAAACAGAGCAGAATCAGGAACGACCTCAAG ATGGACCTGGATGAGGAGCAGTATCATCAGCGCGTCTCCGAGCGGACGGTGAAGCAGCGGGCTCTGCTCTGCCTTATCAGAGTCGTCCTCAACCTGATTGTGCTCACGCTGCTCGCTGGAGCCTTCTTTGTCATCTACCAAGCCACGCAGGTGTCCCAGAAATACCAGCAG TTCTCGGAGTCCTACAGCTTTCTGATTGAATACCTGCCATCCCTGTCCATCACCCTGATCAACTTCCTGCTGCCCCAGGTGTTCCGCAGGCTGGTCAAGTTTGAGGATTACTTGCTTACCACCCAGATCAACCTGACCCTCTTCAG GTGCGTCTTTCTCAAGCTGTCCAGCCTGGGGATGTTCCTTTTCTCCCTCTATCAGCAGATCTTCTGCTCTGGGAACTTGGAGAATCCCAAATGCAAAACCTGCAGATACAATTGCGATTACCAG TGCTGGGAGACGAAGGTGGGGCAGGAGATATACAAACTGTTGCTGTTTGATTTTCTGGCCTGCATCGGGACCACGTTCCTCCTTGACTACCCAAGAAA GGTTCTGGTGGAGAAGTGCTCATGGCGGCTGGTCCAGTTCATTGGAAAGGATCGCTTCATCGTCCCCTTGAACGTGCTGAACATCGTCTATAGCCAGACCCTCACCTGGACAGGCCTGTTCTACTGCCCCCTGCTGCCCCTGCTCAACTGTGTCATGCTGTTCCTCATGTTCTACATCAAGAAG TTCAGCCTGTACAACTGCCAGCCAGCCAAGAGAATGTTCCGCTCGTCCAGCTCCTCTGTGTTCTTCCAGTGTGTGCTGCTTTTGGGGCTCCTCCTGGCACTGGTCTCTGTCGGAGTCAGCATCTTCAT AAGCTGCTGTTCCCAAGTCTGTGGTCCATTTCAGCGGTATAACCTGAGCTTTGAGGTGGTGGCAGCCTGCATCAACACTCTCCCAGGAGTCGCTCAGAGAGCTCTCTATTATATCCTGTCAGAGGCCTTTGCCATCCCCTTGATCATCTCCGAATG CATTCTGCTGACCTTCTACGTTTCCCTGGTCAGAGCGCACCAAGGCACTATTGAAGAACTGAAAGAGAAGCTGGTCATG GATGTTACTGATAAACGATTCTTGGTGAAGAAGCTCTCAGCTTTGGCCAAAAAGTACAAAGGTGAGCTGGACAGAAACATCTCGACAGACAGCAGTGGAGACGGCCCTTCAAGGGAGGGCCCGGTGGACCCCTGTGGCTTCCGACCTGCAATGAGCCGCCCGGGACACAGCAAGGAGTCTGGGGGGGGGCCCAGAAGTACACCAGCAAGAAGAATAAATGAGAAGATGAACCTTGTGTAG
- the syngr2b gene encoding synaptogyrin-2b, which produces METYGASNAGGAFDFIHFAQQSQTISRVLSWVFAIIVFACITEEGYINQPSSSEQQCIFGGSLDACRYGVGIGLLAFLTATAFFILDIYFPQISNANKRKYIVIADHVSSGALSFLWFVGFCFLTNKWVTMAKPPLIGSDSARAVITFSFFSIFTWGLLAYFALRRYRKGMEEFPQNFTDPAPNTTASYAGYPPVGVESYQQPPFVANPEPSSEGGYQPPVY; this is translated from the exons atggagaCATACGGCGCTTCAAATGCCGGGGGTGCCTTCGACTTCATACATTTTGCGCAACAGTCGCAAACTATTTCACGGGTTTTGAGTTGG GTCTTTGCCATCATAGTGTTTGCGTGCATCACGGAGGAGGGCTACATCAACCAACCGAGCAGCTCGGAGCAGCAATGTATCTTCGGCGGGAGTCTGGATGCCTGTCGCTACGGGGTGGGCATTGGCTTGCTGGCCTTCCTCACCGCCACCGCCTTCTTCATCCTCGACATCTACTTCCCACAGATCAGCAACGCCAACAAGAGGAAATACATTGTCATTGCCGACCACGTCTCGTCAG GTGCATTGTCATTCCTGTGGTTTGTGGGATTCTGCTTTCTGACCAATAAGTGGGTGACGATGGCAAAACCCCCCCTCATTGGATCAGATAGTGCAAGGGCCGTTATTACCTTTAGCTTCTTCTCCATCTTCACCTGG GGACTGCTGGCATACTTTGCCCTGAGAAGGTACCGTAAGGGAATGGAGGAGTTTCCCCAGAACTTTACTGACCCAGCCCCCAACACCACAGCCAGCTATGCTGGATACCCTCCAGTTGGCGTCGAGAGCTACCAGCAGCCTCCCTTCGTCGCAAACCCAGAGCCGAGCAGCGAGGGGGGGTACCAGCCTCCAGTCTACTGA
- the LOC121295293 gene encoding thymidine kinase, cytosolic-like, producing MNCLNIANIAPNSPIKTRGQIQVIFGPMFSGKSTELMRRVRRFQVAQYQCLVVKYAKDTRYSEKGVATHDRNTMEAVPASQLKEVYQQALLCCVIGIDEGQFFPDTVEFCEEMADRGKTIIVAALDGTFQRKAFGNILNLVPLAESVVKLNAVCMECFREAAYTKRLGAEKEVEVIGGTDKYHAVCRACYSASLPSSKENLNNKRIEETPPQTMAGKQVDIKAPRKLFETLRISPTPSDQDLVPQPTKTARTHEH from the exons ATGAACTGCTTGAATATTGCAAACATTGCGCCCAACTCTCCAATCAAAACGCGGGGACAAATTCAG GTAATATTCGGGCCGATGTTCTCAGGAAAAAG CACTGAGTTGATGCGCCGTGTGCGCAGGTTTCAGGTGGCACAGTACCAGTGTTTGGTGGTGAAATATGCCAAAGACACGCGTTACTCTGAGAAGGGAGTTGCCACGCACGACAG AAATACAATGGAAGCGGTGCCTGCCAGTCAGCTCAAGGAAGTCTACCAGCAAGCCCTTCTGTGCTGTGTCATCGGGATTGACGAGGGACAGTTT TTTCCAGACACTGTGGAGTTTTGTGAAGAAATGGCCGACCGAGGCAAAACCATTATTGTAGCTGCCCTGGATGGGACGTTCCAGAGAAAG GCGTTTGGTAATATTTTGAACCTGGTTCCTCTGGCGGAGAGTGTGGTGAAGCTGAACGCGGTGTGCATGGAGTGTTTCAGAGAGGCTGCCTACACAAAGAGGCTCGGTGCTGAGAAAGAG GTAGAGGTGATTGGAGGCACTGATAAATACCATGCAGTATGCAGAGCCTGCTACAGTGCATCACTCCCATCCAGCAAAGAGAACTTAAACAACAAAAGAATAGAAGAGACCCCGCCTCAAACCATGGCGGGGAAGCAGGTGGACATTAAAGCACCCAGGAAACTCTTTGAAACCCTCCGCATTTCCCCAACACCGAGTGACCAGGACTTGGTCCCACAGCCCACAAAAACAGCTAGGACGCACGAGCACTGA